From Malaya genurostris strain Urasoe2022 chromosome 2, Malgen_1.1, whole genome shotgun sequence:
tgggaccacaagacctttcatttgaatctaagtttgtgaaaatcggttcagccatctccgagaaaagttagtgcaaaaaaacgttacatacacacatacgcacatacacacacacacatacatacacacagacattttgcgtactcgacgaactgagtcgaatggtatatgacactcggccctccgggcctcggttcaacagtcggttttcacagtgattgcataacctttctatatgagaaaggcaaaaaggcgaaaacaaaaaaatttcttcgattcttaaaagaataaccgaaatcggtttgttcgaccgtctactgataaaaaccatcaaattggaaaagatttgaggtcggtttacaaaaatttttaaggtttttccccattttcagtgatggtgtacaatattcaacacactttaccctatatttccggatccggaagtcggatccgcatgaaattcaggaataacgcatcggaccacaggacctttcatttgaacctaagtttgtgaaaatcggtcgcgccatctatgagaaaagttaaaacacattttcttttttttgcacattttaccccataactctcgaaccggaagtcggatccaaataatattcaggaattttgtatgagacctcaagaccttttatttgaatctaagtttgtgaaaatcgattcagccatctctgagaaaagttagtgcacttattttcacaattttttgcacattttaccccataattccggaaccggaagtcggatccaaataatattcaggaattttgtatgggaccacaagaccttttatttgaatctaagtttgtgaaaatcggttcagccatctccgagaaaagttagtgcaaaaaaacgttacatacacacatacgcacatacacacacacacatacacacacagacatttttcgtactcgacgaactgagtcgaatggtatatgacactcggccctccgggcctcggttcaaaagtcggttttcacagtgattgcataacccttctatatgagaaaggcaaaaaaggcgaaaacaaaaattttcttcgattcttaaaagaataaccgaaatcggtttgtttgactgtctactgataaaaaccatcaaattggaaaagatttgaggtcggtttagacatttttttaaggtttttccccattttcagtgatggtgtacaatatttaacacactttaccctatatttctggatccggaagtcggatccgcatgaaattcaggaataacgcatcgaaccacaggacctttcatttgaacctaagtttgtgaaaatcggtcgcgccatctatgagaaaagttaaaacacatattttcttttttttgcacattttaccccataactctcgaaccggaagtcggatccaaataatattcaggaattttgtatgggacctcaagaccttttatttgaatcgaagtttgtgaaaatcgattcagccatctctgagaaaagttagtgcacttattttcacaattttttgcacattttaccccataattccggaaccggtagtcggatccaaataatattcaggaattttgtatgggaccacaagacctttcatttgaatctaagtttgtgaaaatcggttcagccatctccgagaaaagttagtgcaaaaaacgttacatacacacatacgcacatacacacacacatacacacacacacacacacacacacacacacacacacagacattttgcgtactcgacgaactgagtcgaatggtatatgacactcggccctccgggcatcggttcaaaagtcggttttcacagtgattgcataacctttctatatgagaaaggcaaaacacgaaTGTCCAGGATCAGGATACTATTTACCACATCATTGTGTGTTGCGACCAGATAGCGCCATAACTAGGCTGCGGGTCGTATTTGATGGTTCGGCAAAAACTTCGACAGGAGTGTCTATCAATGATACACTCATGATTGGCCCAACCGTTCAAAACGATTTGACATCTATACTACTGAATTTTCGCTGCTATCGATTCGTGTTTACAGTCGATATATCAAAAATGTTCAGGCAAGTTTTGATGAATTCTGAAGATACGCCTTTTCAGCGCATACTATGGAGGGATGATCGCTTACAACCTTTAAGGATCTTTGAACTGCTCACGGTGACCTACGGATTGGCTTCATCGCCGTTTCATGCAACGATGGCACTCTCTCAGCTAGCCGATGACGAAAGGAATGAGTTTTCACTTGCTGCACCCGTACTAAGGAAATCATTTTACATTGATGATGCCCTCTGCGGAGCGCATACAATCGAAGGGGCACAGTCATTGTGTCAAAAACTGTTGAGTTTACTTAAGCGTGGTGGCTTCAATGCACCTAAGTGGTGCTTAAATGATCCCACCATCCTACAGGAAATTCTGAAACACCTCTGGGGTACTACTTTCGACGTTGAAGATGCATTGGATATGGAAATTGGAGTAGTGTGGAATGCTCCTCTCGACTGATTCTCATTTCGGATTCAGCCACTTGAAGAACCAATCCAGACAGTAACTCGCAAGAAGGTGTTTAGTGAAATAGCAAAATTCTTCGATCCACTGGGTTCAGGCGGACCGGTTGTGACATCAGTGaaattgatttttcgagaaatcgGTCTACTGAATCTTGGCTGGGGTGATCCCATCCCCGATGTTCTCACTGCAAGGTGGCGTGAATTCCGATCTCAACTACCAAAACTGAATGACCTAGAGATACCGAGATGGATACTCAGTGATGGACCGAATCTCGTGGACCTCCACGGGTTTTCCTAGGCGTCAGACCAAGCGTATGAGACGTGCTTGTATACGCGTCTCATTTATCCGAATGGCACTGTCACGATGAAGCGTATATGCAGCAGATCTAGGATTTTACCGAAGAAGACAGGAAAACTGAAACCAATCCGCGAGCCGAACTCCTTGCTGCTCTGCTTTTATCCCGAGAGGTAGCGAAGGTAATAAATTCGGTCAGTATCAAATTTGATCGTGTTAAGCTGTGGAGCGATTCACAAATCGTACTATGCTGGATTCGGAAATCGACATCTGATTTACAATTATACGTAGCGAACCGAGTGATTGAAATTCAAAAACTAACCCAGAAATATCAATGGCAGTATATTTCCTCATTCGATAATCCTGCCGAGATAATATCGAGGTGAAATGCTTCAGAATCTTATCCACAGATACATTTGGTGGAATGGACCAACTCAGTTAAACCAAGACACAGTAAGGGTTATACAACCGTCACCTCTGCAAGATGAATATCTACCTGAAATGCGAACATGTTTAGCACTTATTGTCCCCCTGTAAGGCTACCGTTATTTGACCGAATTGGTTCTTTCAATCGATTGCAACGATTCTCACATTATATACCTTCGGGACGGGAGATGTTGACAAGAGGGTCCCCGACAGTTAATGAACTCGAAGAAGCTTTGAAATTTATAGTACGATGCGTGCAAAGGGAAGCGTTCCTGCCGGTATTACGTGCGATAAGGGAAGGTGAAACACATCGCCTCCGATGTCTTCATCCGTTTATTGATCCAGTCGATGGAATTCTGCGAGTTGGTGGCCGTGTGAAGAAGGCGTTCATCCCATACGACAGTCGCCATCAAATGCTACTACCAGCAAAACACCCATTCACCGAGTTGTTGATACGTTACGAGCACCAGAACAACTTACACGCAGGACAAAGGGCTTTACTTGCAATCGTACGCCGACGATTCTGGCCACTGCAAGCTAAGAACGTAATACGAAAGGTAATTAGACAGTGTATCACTTGCTTTCGAGTGAATCCGATAAAAACAACGCAGTTGATGGGAAATCTGCCATCTTACCGAGTGCAACCATCTCCCGCTTTCTTTCACACCAGCGTTGATATTGCGGGACCATTGTTCATTAGAGCACTTACACAAGCACCTAAACCGATGATTACCAAGGGATATGTATGCctgagctgggaactggctttatagtgctgggcaagatgcgtcagcgagtgattgggtggcagccgatcaacgctaggatgtgtaagttgagaattaaaggccgttttttcaattacagcatcatcaacgtgcactgcccacatgaagggagacccgatgacgagaaagaagcgttctacgtgcagctggaacaagtctatgacggctgcccacgcagagacgtaaaaattgtcatcggtgacatgaatgcccaggtaggaagggaggcaatgtaccgaccggtaatcgggccgaacagcctgcatgccgcatcgaataacaacggccaacggtgtgtcaactttgcggcctcccgaggaatggtagtcagaagcaccttctttccccgcaaggatatccacaaagctacctggagatcacctgaccaacagaccgaaaaccaaatcgaccacgttctgatcgacggaaaattcttctcggacatcaacaatgttcgcacctaccgcagtgcgaatatagattcggaccactacttggttgctgtatgcatgcgctcaaaactttcgacggtggctacccgaCGTCGAAACCGatcgtcgcggtttaacattgcgcggctccgggatgcaggagtagcccaagattacgcgcagcagttggcagtggcactaccaacggaagagcagcttggtgcagctactcttgaagatggctggagacacATCcgatctgccataggtagcactgcttcagcaacgctaggtacggcggcacccaacgtaaggaacgactggttcgacgacgaatgtgaacagttagtggccgagaagaatgcagcttgggcgagtaagctgcaacaccggacgagagcaaacgaggagagatacagacaggcgcggaacagactaaactcggtatcccgtagaaaaaagcgccaacaggaagaccgagatcgcgaagcgatggaacagctgttccgtgctaatgacacaaggaagttctacgagaaggtgaaccgttcgcgcagaggccatgtgccacaggccgatatgtgcaaggacaccaacggggatcttctcacgaaccactgtgaggtgatcgagaggtggcggcagtatttcgacgagcacctcaatggcgatgtggcggaatacgaaagtggcggcgcggtaacgaacttgggaacgcgtgcggaggacgatagactgccggtcccagacctccaagaagtggaggaggtggtaagccggttgaaaaataataaggctgcTGGTGTTgatcaactaccaagcgagctactaaaacacggtggtaatgcactagtgaaagcactgcactgggtcgttaccaagatctgggaggacgagattttaccggaggaatggatggaaggaatcgtgtgtcccatctacaaaaagggcgataagctggagtgctgcaattaccgcgcgataactctgctgaacgccgcctacaaggtactcttccaaatcttatgccgtcgactttcaccgattgcaaacgaattcgtgggacaatatcaggcaggatttatgggtgaacgtgctaccacggaccaagtgttcgccatccgccaggtgttgcaaaagtgccgcgaatacaatgtgcccacacatcacttattcatcgatttcaaatcagcctacgacacaatcgatcgagaacagctatggaaaatcatgcacgactacggattcccggacaaactgatacgattggtcaaggctacgatggatcgagtgatgtgcgttgttcgagtatcggggataaactcgagtcccttcgaaactcgcagagggctacggcaaggtgatggcctttcgtgtctgctattcaacattgctttggagggtgtgataagaagagcgaggatagacacgagtggcacgattttcagaaagtccgtccagctacttggtttcgctgatgatattgatattatagcacgcaactttgagaagatggaagatacgtacatcggactaaaagctgaggccaagcggatcggactagacatcaatgtgtcaaagacaaagtacatgaaatgtaggggctcgagagaagataacgtcagccacccattacgagttctgaatggtggtgatgaaatcgaaatggtcgacgagttcgtgtacttgggctcactggtgactgccgataatgacaccagcagagaaattcagagacgcatattgtcaggaaatcgtgcttactttggactgcgcaggacgcttcgatcgagcaaaattcgccgtcgtacgaagttaactatctacaaaacgctgattagaccggttatcctctacgggcatgagtcctggacaatgcttgcggaggaccaacgcgcactagctgtttttgaacggaaggtgttgcgaaccatcttcggtggagtgcggatggaagacggtacgtggagaaggcgaatgaaccatgaactgcaccagttgctgggaggaccaaccctcgtccaaacggccaaggtcgggcggttacggtgggccgggcatgttgttagaatgtcggagaacaacccggttaaaatgattctcgataatgatccgaccggtataagaagaagaggcgcgcagcgggcaagatggatcgatcaaattgaggacgacctgcggacccttcgcagctaccgaggctggcggcgaacagccatgaaccgagttgaatggagacgcctcctgtatacagcagagacccgcgtggtctacgactgatagagtaagagtaagtatgTATGCCTGTTCGTGTGCCTCAGTACACGCGCCATTCACCTAGAGCTTGTATCGAGTCTAACCACCGACGCTTTTCTTGCAACGTTGAGGCGCTTCACTGGACGACGAGGACCGGTGAGCAAAATCTACTCAGACAATGCGACAAACTTCATCAGAGCAGAAGTTGAGTTGGAACAGTTAGGAAAACTGTTTGCTACTGATGAACACGCTAAGCAACTGACAGTTTTGTGGAAGTCAATCGATTAGCTGGAGTTTCATTCCTTCTTCCTTTCACTTCAGTGGAATTTGGGAGTCGGGGGTCAAATCTGTCAAATACCATCTAAAAAGAGTCGTCGACAGCAATAAACTAACTTTTGAGGAATTTAGTACTGTGCTAGTTCAGATCGAAGCAGTGCTCAACTCGAGACCGTTGACGCCCTGTTCCGATGATTCAAACGATTTAACCGCTGTTACTCCTGCACATTTCCTTGTTGGACGACAAATGCAATCGATTCCTGAGCCTTCGTACATCAATCTGAAACTTTCGACGCTGTCACGTTGGCAGTTAGTGCAAGTCATCCAACAGCAATTTTGGAAAAGGTGGCTTGCAGAGTATTTACCGGAGATGCAGAATCGCCAGAAGTTGTACAAGATCACCAAAATTAGGCCAGGAGCTTTGGTGCTTATCAAAAATCCTAACGTTCCACCGATGCAGTGTCCGCTCGGTAGAATCATAAGGACACTCCACGGAGACGATAACATTGTTCGCGTCGCTACTATACGCACCGCCAAGGGTGAATGCAAACGAGGCGTTACGGGGATATCACTACTACCGCTGGACAGAGAGGAGATATTAGAGGATTGAAATGTGTCATTTCAACGCGGGGGATGATAGATGAACCATGAATAATATGTTCCCACCTATATTTGAAAACCTTTGTTTATTTGCTCTTCACTTTTTTGCTTTACATGCGCTCTACCTTGTAGAGTAATTTTCACTCAGAGTAAAAATAAAGCTACCGTCGTAATGACGTGAAAACAGAACGCTGCGCGTTTTTAATTCGATTTACCCAAATTTTATACAGTCCACTGAAATTGGAGGGCCAATTgtattttgcgaattgaattgcatccaactctttataaaactggatttaaataatattatttgtcttatggcattaaagtaaatgcacacgtttaatgtcaagatgcaaaccttcaagttctcgtatcgaaggtcgaattttgcactgcctgtagtctacaacaattgtattctttcgtgtcggcggtagcttttgttcgtttggttcactcatttcgaggtcgttctattgttcactacacaatactttacttggtttcttctgttccgaacgtaaacggttttgttttatcgactgacttggatgagatgtgaaagcgaactggttCCTAGTCTTCATTGACAAGGATGCAAATAGTACTATCAACCGCTGAAGTGCTAGTGTGTGGTTCGGGAAATTCAACGTGGCCGTGTCGTGCGCTTCTGGATTCAGCGTCTGACTCGAACGTAATGACagaaaaacttgcaaaaaaactgaataCTCAATTAGAAGATGTAAACATTCCAATCAGTGGACTCAATAATAATGAAACGCACGTGAAGTTCAAAGTGCAAACGAAAATAAGATCGCGTGTCAGTACGTTCGACGCCATTTCAGATTTCTTGGTGGTTCCAAAGATCATCACCAATCTACCGACCGTCGAAATGGACGTCCGTACGTGGCCGATTCCTAAGGGAATTGCGCTAGCCGATCCGTCATTCAACATTCTAGACGAAACTGAAATGATAATTGGAGCCGAACTGTTCTTTGACCTACTCAAAGAAGGTCGAGTGCGACTCGGCAAATCAATACCTACACTGATTGATACGCAGCTTGGGTGGATCGCAAGTGGACCAGCACCGGCTGGTAAAAAGAAACTAGAACACACTTGTCAAGTAAATGCAAGCAACGATGATCTCTATCAAACGCTGACACGTTTTTGGGAACTGGAAACCTGACAGGAAGCATCACCTTTGACAGTGGAAGAACACGCCgttgaaacatattttgataGAACGTTCACTCGAAACAAGCATGGCCGCTACACCGTTAGATTGCCATTCAACGATAGGATAAGTCAACTAGGCGACTCCTTTGCAATGGCAAAGCATCGATTTGACAAGCTAATGCGAACATttatcaaagtcaaagtcaaagaaaATCCGGTATACGGAATTCATGGCAGAATATTTAGCCCTCGGTCATATAGTGGAAGTCAACGACATTCCAACTGATTGTTACTTTCTCCCTCACCATGCTGTGTATAAAGAAACAAGTAGCACTACTAAAATCCGAGTAGTGTTCGACGCTTCGGCGAGAAGCACGACATGTTTCTCGCTGAATAATGCACTCGAGATAGGTCCGACTGTACAAAGTGATTTAGTCTCAATCATCTTGCGTTTCTGCAGCCACCAAGTGGTTTTAACAGCTGACATCCTTAAGATGTACCGACAAGTACAAGTCCACGAAAATGATCGCAAATATCAACGCATCCTATGGTTAAACTCCGAAAATTAATTAGGAATCTTTGAACTGACAACTGTAACATACGGTTGTGCGCCATATCTAGCTACAAAAGTGCTGATTCAACTGGCAACTGACGAGGCAAGCGAGCTTCCGTTAGCAGCAAATGTAATTAAAAATGACAGCTATATTGATGATTTCCTTACTGGAGGACAATCGGCAGCAGAAGTGATCAAAGTTTACCGACAGCTTTCCAAGATTCTGAAACGAGGTGGATTTGGGGTACATAAATTCTGTTCAAACAGCGAAGCAGTACGGAATTGCATTCCGGCAGAAGTCCATGAAACTCAGatgaattttgagcattctgacatGAATAACACCATTAAAACGCTTGGTCTTATTTGGAATccgcgagaagattattttattttccacgTGATTTCACTCGACAAGTATGAATCACTGCCAACAAAACGGAGTGTACTGTCCGACATCGGCCGTTCATTTGATCCATTAGGATTTCTTGGTCCTATTCTCACTACGGCTAAAATGCAGATGCAAGGCGACGGGGGCTTGACTGGGACGAAGCACTACCATCAGAAGAACTTCAAATTTGGACGGCATTCCGACAACAGTTGCCGTTGGTTAACCAGATGAAGAAACCCATATGTGTGATTGAAAATCAAGCTGAATTTATCGAGCTCCATGGATACTCAGATGCTTCCAAAAAGGTATATGGCGCGGTTTTGTATACCAGATGCGTTTCATCCGATGGAAAGGTCAGCGTTCGTCTTGTTTGCAGCAAATCCCGCGTTGCTCCGTTAAAGCCATCCACTATTCCACGGCTAGAACTATGTGCGGCATTACTGCTGTCTCAGCTAACGCAGAAAACTGTTTCTTCAATGAAAATTGCTTTTCGACGTGTGACACTTTGGAGTGATTCGCAAGTGGTGTTGAACTGGTTGAAAAAATCACCGCTTGCTTTGAACCAGTTCGTTTCGAATCGTGCTACGTTGCATCTGAACAAAACCCAGCTGATATTATATCGCGTAAAACAATGCCTGTCGATGTTTTGAAACAAGATTTATGGTGGAAAGGATCACCGGTGCTCTGGGCAACTGA
This genomic window contains:
- the LOC131428909 gene encoding uncharacterized protein LOC131428909 translates to MLTRGSPTVNELEEALKFIVRCVQREAFLPVLRAIREGETHRLRCLHPFIDPVDGILRVGGRVKKAFIPYDSRHQMLLPAKHPFTELLIRYEHQNNLHAGQRALLAIVRRRFWPLQAKNVIRKVIRQCITCFRVNPIKTTQLMGNLPSYRVQPSPAFFHTSVDIAGPLFIRALTQAPKPMITKGYVCLSWELAL